Proteins encoded by one window of Methanocalculus alkaliphilus:
- the mcrA gene encoding coenzyme-B sulfoethylthiotransferase subunit alpha → MAKIERAQKLFLKALKEKFPGQDVESQKTKFYAFDGVNQSPRKKEFMAANEKIVKERGMDMYDPERCHLGGVPMGQRQLMTYEVSGTGTFVEGDDLHFVNNAAMQQFWDDIRRTVIVNMDLAHQTLQKRLGKEVTPETINEYLHVVNHAMPGAAVVQEHMVETHPALTDDCYVKVFTGDSELADDIEPQFLLNVEKLFPKKQAEALMNAVGKSMWQCVHIPTTVSRTCDGGTTSRWSAMQIGMSFIGAYRMCAGEAAVADLSYAAKHAGVIQMSSHLPARRARGPNEPGGILFGNFADMIQADRKYPNDPARATLEVVGAGAMLFDQIWLGSYMSGGVGFTQYATAAYTDNILDEFTYYGMDYIKDKYKVDWQNPNPADKVKPTQEIVNDIASEVNLNGMEQYETYPTMLEDHFGGSQRASVLAAASGISTAIATGNSNAGLNGWYLSMLMHKEGWSRLGFFGYDLQDQCGSANSLSVRPDEGCIGEFRGPNYPNYAMNVGHQGEYAAIAGSAHYGRGDAWTLSPLIKICFADPALKFDFSEPRKEFARGAIREFMPAGERSLIIPAK, encoded by the coding sequence ATGGCAAAGATTGAGAGAGCACAGAAACTCTTCCTGAAGGCACTGAAGGAGAAGTTCCCGGGACAGGATGTAGAATCACAGAAGACCAAGTTCTATGCATTTGACGGTGTGAACCAGTCTCCCCGTAAGAAGGAGTTTATGGCGGCAAACGAGAAGATCGTCAAAGAGCGTGGAATGGATATGTATGACCCGGAGCGGTGCCACCTTGGTGGTGTCCCGATGGGCCAGCGCCAGCTGATGACCTACGAGGTCTCAGGAACCGGCACCTTCGTCGAGGGTGACGATCTCCACTTCGTCAACAACGCTGCAATGCAGCAGTTCTGGGATGACATCCGGAGAACCGTTATCGTCAACATGGACCTTGCCCACCAGACACTCCAGAAGCGTCTCGGCAAGGAAGTTACCCCTGAGACGATCAACGAGTACCTCCACGTCGTCAACCACGCAATGCCCGGCGCAGCCGTCGTTCAGGAGCACATGGTCGAGACCCACCCTGCACTCACCGATGACTGTTACGTCAAGGTCTTCACCGGAGACTCCGAGCTTGCAGACGACATCGAGCCACAGTTCCTCCTCAATGTTGAGAAGCTCTTCCCCAAGAAGCAGGCTGAGGCACTGATGAACGCAGTCGGCAAATCCATGTGGCAGTGTGTCCACATCCCGACAACCGTCTCCCGCACCTGCGACGGTGGAACGACCTCCCGGTGGTCCGCCATGCAGATCGGTATGTCCTTCATCGGTGCATACCGGATGTGCGCAGGTGAAGCAGCAGTCGCTGACCTCTCCTACGCCGCAAAGCACGCTGGTGTTATCCAGATGTCTTCCCACCTGCCAGCCCGCCGTGCCCGTGGTCCAAACGAGCCAGGTGGTATCCTGTTTGGCAACTTCGCCGACATGATCCAGGCAGACCGGAAGTATCCAAACGACCCCGCCCGAGCAACACTTGAGGTTGTCGGTGCAGGTGCAATGCTCTTTGACCAGATCTGGCTCGGCTCCTACATGTCCGGTGGTGTCGGATTCACCCAGTATGCAACCGCTGCATACACCGACAACATCCTCGATGAGTTCACCTACTACGGTATGGACTACATCAAAGACAAGTACAAGGTCGACTGGCAGAACCCGAACCCCGCAGACAAGGTCAAGCCAACCCAGGAGATCGTCAACGACATCGCAAGCGAGGTCAACCTCAACGGTATGGAGCAGTACGAAACATACCCAACGATGCTCGAAGACCACTTCGGTGGTTCACAGCGTGCAAGTGTCCTCGCAGCAGCATCCGGTATCTCCACCGCAATCGCAACCGGTAACTCCAACGCCGGTCTGAACGGATGGTACCTCTCCATGCTCATGCACAAAGAGGGATGGTCACGTCTCGGATTCTTCGGCTACGACCTGCAGGACCAGTGTGGTTCAGCAAACTCACTCTCCGTCCGGCCTGACGAGGGCTGTATCGGCGAGTTCCGTGGACCAAACTATCCAAACTACGCAATGAACGTCGGCCACCAGGGAGAATACGCAGCAATCGCCGGATCCGCCCACTATGGACGTGGCGATGCCTGGACACTCTCCCCGCTCATCAAGATCTGCTTCGCAGACCCCGCCCTCAAGTTCGACTTCTCCGAACCAAGGAAGGAGTTTGCACGCGGTGCGATCCGCGAGTTCATGCCAGCCGGCGAGCGCTCGCTCATCATCCCCGCAAAGTGA
- the fdhF gene encoding formate dehydrogenase subunit alpha has product MAMKYVQTTCPYCGTGCSMNLVVNDGKVVGVAPYQRSPVNEGKLCPKGVYAHEFINSEDRLTTPLIKKDGKFVEASWDEAYELIASKLKSYQPSEVGVLASARVSNEDNYAIMKFARGALKTTHIDHCARLCHSSSVAGLATTFGSGAMTNSIADIAESKCIFIIGSNTFEQHPLIGRSVARAQKNGAKLIYADPRLTPTGKQADLYMQFRSGTDVAIFNAMMQEIIKNGWEDKEFIEKRCVEYDALKGEVMKPEYSLENVETISGIPAAQLKQAAEWYATSGASSVLFSMGITQHTTGVDNVKSVANLAMLTGNIGRPGTGVNPLRGQNNVQGACDMGCLPVVFTGYQKVIDEAAHKKFSDAWGFSDGICKPENGYEVTIMLKTLNEKPGELKGMYIMGENPMLSDANLSHVKDALEKLEFLVVQDIFMTETAEMADVVLPATCFAEKDGVQVSTERRVQRLRKAQEAPGQAKLDWQIIAEVAAKMGYAEQFAWQSAEDIFNEITSLTPSYAGMSYERLNKPEALQWPCPAADHPGTPILHTTAFAPVMPDGKGLMTAITFKPPAEVPDAEYPFILTTGRSLFHWHTGGMTRRSASLDSEQPTGWIEINVDDAKALGIADNEMIIAKTRRGQINVPARVTKDIMKGVMFMPFHFAECAANVLTNDALDPISKIPEFKACAVAVEKIKEA; this is encoded by the coding sequence ATGGCAATGAAATATGTACAAACCACCTGCCCGTACTGCGGGACAGGCTGCAGCATGAACCTGGTCGTCAACGACGGCAAGGTCGTGGGCGTCGCCCCGTACCAGCGCTCCCCCGTCAACGAGGGGAAGCTCTGTCCAAAGGGCGTCTATGCGCACGAGTTCATTAACAGTGAAGACCGGCTGACCACCCCGCTCATCAAGAAGGACGGGAAGTTCGTTGAAGCCAGCTGGGACGAGGCATACGAGCTCATCGCCAGCAAGCTGAAATCATACCAGCCGAGCGAGGTTGGCGTCCTTGCCTCTGCCCGTGTCAGCAACGAGGACAACTACGCGATCATGAAGTTCGCCCGTGGTGCCCTGAAGACGACGCACATCGACCACTGTGCCCGTCTCTGCCACTCCTCCTCCGTTGCCGGCCTTGCAACGACGTTTGGCTCCGGTGCAATGACCAACTCGATCGCCGACATCGCCGAATCGAAGTGCATCTTCATCATCGGGAGCAACACCTTTGAGCAGCACCCGCTCATCGGCCGGAGTGTCGCCCGTGCCCAGAAGAACGGCGCCAAACTGATCTATGCCGATCCCCGTCTCACCCCGACCGGCAAGCAGGCCGACCTGTACATGCAGTTCAGGAGCGGGACCGATGTCGCCATCTTCAACGCGATGATGCAGGAGATCATCAAGAACGGCTGGGAAGACAAAGAGTTCATCGAGAAGCGGTGTGTCGAGTATGACGCCCTGAAAGGCGAAGTCATGAAGCCCGAATACTCGCTTGAGAACGTCGAGACCATCTCCGGCATCCCCGCCGCCCAGCTGAAGCAGGCTGCCGAATGGTATGCCACAAGCGGCGCCTCCTCGGTTCTCTTCTCAATGGGTATCACACAGCACACCACCGGTGTTGACAACGTCAAATCCGTTGCCAACCTTGCCATGCTGACCGGCAACATCGGCCGTCCCGGCACCGGTGTGAACCCGCTCCGTGGTCAGAACAATGTCCAGGGTGCCTGTGACATGGGCTGTCTCCCCGTCGTCTTCACCGGCTACCAGAAGGTCATCGATGAAGCTGCCCACAAGAAGTTCTCCGATGCCTGGGGCTTTTCGGACGGTATCTGCAAACCCGAGAACGGCTATGAGGTCACCATCATGCTCAAGACGCTCAATGAGAAGCCTGGTGAACTCAAGGGCATGTACATCATGGGCGAGAACCCGATGCTCTCTGATGCCAACCTCTCCCATGTGAAGGATGCGCTTGAGAAGCTTGAGTTCCTCGTCGTCCAGGATATCTTCATGACCGAGACCGCCGAGATGGCTGACGTCGTCCTCCCCGCCACCTGCTTTGCCGAGAAGGATGGTGTCCAGGTCTCGACCGAGCGTCGTGTCCAGCGTCTCAGAAAGGCCCAGGAAGCCCCCGGCCAGGCAAAACTCGACTGGCAGATCATCGCCGAGGTTGCCGCAAAGATGGGCTATGCCGAGCAGTTCGCCTGGCAGTCTGCTGAAGATATCTTCAACGAGATCACCAGCCTGACCCCGTCCTATGCCGGTATGTCCTATGAGCGTCTCAACAAACCCGAAGCGCTTCAGTGGCCCTGCCCTGCAGCCGACCACCCGGGCACCCCGATCCTGCATACCACGGCATTTGCCCCGGTCATGCCCGACGGTAAGGGTCTGATGACGGCGATCACGTTCAAGCCGCCGGCAGAGGTTCCTGACGCCGAGTATCCGTTCATCCTGACGACCGGCCGGAGCTTATTCCACTGGCACACCGGTGGTATGACCCGGCGCTCCGCATCACTTGACAGCGAACAGCCCACCGGGTGGATCGAGATCAATGTCGATGATGCCAAAGCACTTGGTATCGCCGACAACGAGATGATCATCGCAAAGACCCGGCGTGGCCAGATCAATGTGCCTGCCCGTGTGACAAAGGATATCATGAAAGGCGTGATGTTCATGCCGTTCCACTTTGCCGAATGTGCAGCCAATGTCCTGACAAACGACGCCCTCGATCCAATATCGAAGATTCCGGAGTTCAAGGCCTGTGCTGTTGCCGTTGAGAAGATCAAGGAGGCCTGA
- the mcrD gene encoding methyl-coenzyme M reductase operon protein D, whose product MAETSYPQIRIVPARFLTPDTAEALLNEILSKTGIRRIVLNGPRVPEIVPYGPARGTPNVVPQRREIVVEGETIKLQVQVGTVLIELEDAAPIPEIRKACETVLTNFPFTLQEGRFMRSSMTMTDYAKYGVVEDDRILGMVDPKSKTRPVILQGNR is encoded by the coding sequence ATGGCAGAAACCAGCTATCCACAAATCCGGATCGTCCCCGCACGTTTCCTCACCCCCGATACCGCAGAGGCTCTCCTAAACGAGATCCTCTCAAAAACCGGCATCCGGCGGATCGTTCTAAACGGTCCCCGGGTTCCGGAGATCGTTCCATACGGGCCTGCCCGAGGGACACCAAACGTAGTGCCCCAGCGCAGGGAGATCGTGGTGGAGGGTGAGACGATTAAGCTCCAGGTACAGGTCGGAACGGTCCTCATCGAGCTTGAGGATGCCGCACCGATACCGGAGATCAGGAAGGCATGCGAGACGGTTCTTACCAACTTCCCATTCACTCTCCAGGAGGGCAGATTCATGCGCTCCAGCATGACCATGACCGATTATGCAAAGTACGGCGTCGTTGAGGACGACCGGATACTCGGTATGGTTGATCCGAAGAGCAAGACACGACCGGTCATCCTGCAGGGAAACAGATAA
- a CDS encoding Coenzyme F420 hydrogenase/dehydrogenase, beta subunit C-terminal domain: MVAKGDMIYAWSKESELAEKGECGGAVSTLLKYALESKMVDGVLAVRKGADVYDATLEVITDPAEIAASAGSLHCGTLLIPKMIKKYLNGASKMKLAVPVKGCDAMAFYELAKRNQINLDNIVMIGLNCGGTVSPVAATKMIREKFELDPADVVKEEIDKGQFIVITKDGAHKGISIDELEEEGYGRRDNCRRCKMKVPRQTDLACGNWGVIGDKAGKATFVEVCSEKGANLVNQAAKAGVLETSAADPKGIAIRAKVENAMLKLGDKWRKHDFEALGEGRARLETIMKETSRCIKCYACIENCPICYCVECSTKKPHLVKPGQVPPSFMFHMIRFAHISDSCINCGQCEELCAMDIPNALFMHAQQVELEKMFGFTPGINMEPPILAYAEEKVERKRLDDTGSDQIFDNVFKE; encoded by the coding sequence ATGGTTGCAAAAGGCGATATGATATATGCATGGTCCAAAGAGTCCGAGCTCGCAGAGAAGGGTGAGTGTGGAGGCGCCGTCTCAACACTCCTGAAATATGCTCTTGAGAGCAAGATGGTTGATGGTGTCCTTGCCGTGAGGAAGGGAGCCGATGTCTATGATGCAACCCTTGAGGTCATCACCGACCCCGCCGAGATCGCAGCATCCGCCGGCTCGCTCCACTGCGGTACGCTCCTCATCCCAAAGATGATCAAGAAGTACCTCAACGGTGCATCGAAGATGAAGCTCGCCGTACCGGTGAAGGGCTGCGATGCGATGGCATTCTACGAGCTTGCCAAGAGAAATCAGATCAACCTCGACAACATCGTCATGATCGGTCTCAACTGTGGTGGAACCGTCAGCCCGGTTGCCGCAACAAAGATGATCCGGGAGAAGTTCGAACTTGACCCCGCCGATGTTGTGAAAGAGGAGATCGACAAGGGTCAGTTCATCGTCATCACAAAGGATGGCGCTCACAAGGGCATCTCCATCGACGAACTTGAGGAAGAGGGCTATGGCCGGAGGGACAACTGCCGCCGGTGTAAGATGAAAGTTCCCCGCCAGACAGATCTCGCCTGTGGAAACTGGGGTGTCATCGGCGATAAGGCCGGCAAGGCAACCTTCGTTGAGGTCTGCTCTGAAAAGGGTGCAAACCTCGTCAATCAAGCAGCAAAAGCTGGTGTACTTGAGACCTCTGCAGCCGATCCAAAGGGTATTGCAATCCGCGCAAAGGTCGAAAATGCGATGCTCAAACTTGGTGACAAGTGGCGCAAGCATGACTTTGAAGCACTCGGTGAGGGTCGCGCACGACTTGAGACGATCATGAAGGAGACCTCCCGGTGTATCAAATGCTACGCATGCATCGAGAACTGTCCGATCTGCTACTGTGTCGAGTGCAGCACCAAGAAACCCCACCTCGTCAAACCAGGTCAGGTTCCGCCAAGCTTCATGTTCCACATGATCCGGTTTGCCCACATCTCTGACTCCTGTATCAACTGTGGTCAGTGCGAAGAACTCTGTGCAATGGATATTCCAAATGCGCTCTTCATGCACGCCCAGCAGGTTGAACTCGAGAAGATGTTCGGCTTCACCCCCGGTATCAACATGGAACCCCCGATCCTTGCATATGCAGAAGAGAAGGTTGAGCGGAAGCGTCTCGATGACACCGGCTCAGACCAGATCTTTGACAACGTATTCAAGGAATAA
- a CDS encoding 4Fe-4S dicluster domain-containing protein encodes MEIQRDTGMHTRGGVITQRDSDFCTVRIRIPAGIVTPEQLIGIAKITEEFGTGTAHLTVRQTMEIPHVKIADLEALGRALEANNTPVGSEREEIVNITACPGTDRCRLANVDSITLARRIDKDFFGKNMPIRVRIGVSSCPNSCVSERLCEVGVTGVTRPIRNPGLCTGCGTCVNFCKEGALFVRGGEIVLDMKKCIDCGNCIHICPYSTIRGGPDAYLITVGGKRGRHPTLGRPLITVAGEDECMMVVEKVVTWIYRKAWDGRLLGDQLDEIGFDELKKDIFKAIPPESIISGPEIP; translated from the coding sequence ATGGAGATTCAGAGAGATACCGGCATGCATACCCGCGGGGGTGTCATCACCCAGCGGGACAGCGACTTCTGCACCGTCAGGATCAGAATTCCGGCAGGCATCGTCACCCCGGAGCAGCTCATCGGGATAGCGAAGATAACCGAGGAGTTTGGAACCGGAACAGCCCATCTGACGGTTCGTCAGACGATGGAGATCCCGCATGTGAAGATCGCTGATCTTGAGGCACTGGGAAGGGCACTTGAGGCGAACAATACCCCCGTCGGATCCGAGCGGGAGGAGATCGTCAATATCACCGCATGCCCGGGAACAGACCGGTGCCGACTCGCCAATGTCGACTCGATAACGCTTGCCCGCAGGATTGACAAGGATTTCTTTGGTAAGAATATGCCAATCCGTGTTCGCATCGGCGTCTCATCCTGTCCAAACAGCTGTGTTTCAGAGAGACTCTGTGAAGTTGGCGTGACCGGCGTCACCCGTCCAATCCGTAATCCCGGCCTCTGTACCGGGTGTGGTACCTGCGTCAACTTCTGTAAGGAGGGGGCTCTCTTCGTCCGTGGAGGTGAGATTGTCCTTGATATGAAGAAGTGCATCGATTGTGGCAACTGCATCCATATCTGCCCGTACTCGACCATCAGAGGAGGACCTGACGCCTATCTTATTACCGTCGGAGGGAAGCGCGGCCGACACCCGACACTTGGACGACCTCTCATCACCGTGGCAGGGGAGGATGAATGTATGATGGTGGTCGAGAAAGTGGTGACATGGATCTACAGGAAGGCATGGGACGGGCGCTTACTCGGAGATCAGCTGGACGAGATAGGTTTTGATGAGCTAAAGAAGGATATTTTCAAGGCAATTCCGCCAGAGAGCATCATATCAGGGCCTGAAATCCCCTAA
- the mcrB gene encoding coenzyme-B sulfoethylthiotransferase subunit beta: MTKYSDTIDLYDDAGKLLKSNVALDKVSPLTNPAILKLINLTKRTVAVNLGGIQEALKTGKIGKHQQILGRELDLDILGNSDAIAAKIQDMVQVTEGDDTLINKYGGGKLLLVQAPTARLNAASTYDAAITGVAAAATYAIMDQFDIGMFDANTVKAAVWGTYPQTMDMAGAGVASILSIPQNNEGLGYALRNIPANHAVMMTGRNAMQGAALASTFEQAGEFEMGAAIGPFERAQMLLYAYQGLNANNLVYDLVKQNGQSGTVGTVVQSLVERAIEDKVIVPGKKGGYFQFYDTKDPMLWNAYAAAGTLAATMVNCGAGRFAQAVSSTLLYFNDLLEHETGLPGCDFGRVMGVAVGFSFFSHSIYGGGGPGIFNGNHVVTRHAAGVGIPCIVAACALDAGTQMFSPESTSKIYGDTFGQIEEFAKPINAIAKAV, from the coding sequence ATGACAAAATATTCAGACACAATCGACCTGTATGATGATGCAGGCAAACTGCTGAAGAGCAATGTCGCCCTTGACAAGGTCAGCCCCCTGACAAACCCGGCGATCCTCAAGCTCATCAACCTGACCAAGAGAACTGTTGCCGTCAACCTTGGAGGAATTCAGGAAGCCCTGAAGACCGGAAAGATCGGCAAGCACCAGCAGATTCTTGGACGTGAACTCGATCTCGACATTCTTGGAAACTCTGACGCCATTGCAGCCAAGATCCAGGATATGGTCCAGGTCACTGAAGGCGATGACACCCTCATCAACAAGTACGGAGGCGGCAAGCTCCTCCTCGTTCAGGCACCAACTGCACGGCTGAATGCAGCATCCACCTACGATGCCGCAATCACCGGTGTTGCAGCAGCTGCCACCTACGCCATCATGGACCAGTTCGATATCGGCATGTTTGACGCAAACACCGTCAAGGCAGCTGTCTGGGGTACCTACCCGCAGACCATGGACATGGCAGGCGCAGGCGTCGCATCCATCCTTTCGATCCCACAGAACAACGAAGGTCTCGGCTATGCACTCCGGAACATCCCGGCAAACCACGCCGTCATGATGACCGGAAGGAACGCAATGCAGGGAGCAGCCCTCGCATCCACCTTCGAACAGGCAGGAGAGTTCGAGATGGGAGCCGCAATCGGCCCATTCGAGCGGGCACAGATGCTCCTCTACGCCTACCAGGGACTGAACGCAAACAACCTCGTCTATGACCTCGTCAAGCAGAACGGCCAGAGCGGAACCGTCGGTACCGTCGTCCAGTCGCTCGTTGAGCGTGCAATCGAAGACAAGGTCATTGTACCAGGAAAGAAGGGCGGATACTTCCAGTTCTACGACACGAAGGACCCGATGCTCTGGAACGCATATGCAGCAGCAGGTACCCTTGCAGCAACCATGGTCAACTGTGGTGCAGGCCGGTTTGCACAGGCCGTCTCATCGACGCTCCTGTACTTCAACGACCTGCTTGAGCACGAGACCGGTCTCCCAGGCTGTGACTTCGGTCGTGTGATGGGTGTTGCCGTCGGTTTCTCCTTCTTCAGCCACTCGATCTACGGTGGTGGAGGACCAGGTATCTTCAACGGAAACCACGTCGTTACAAGGCACGCCGCAGGTGTCGGTATCCCCTGTATCGTCGCAGCATGCGCTCTGGATGCAGGAACCCAGATGTTCTCCCCAGAGTCGACCTCCAAGATCTACGGAGACACCTTCGGTCAGATCGAAGAGTTCGCAAAGCCGATCAACGCGATCGCAAAGGCTGTATAA
- the mcrC gene encoding methyl-coenzyme M reductase I operon protein C: MPIGRVTQIVDCRQSMGMGKGGSLAQRGTISECRYPDVIVVAMSPGRRHVTKPICDITSALRQQGVEYSVSTLVLNAGSGIPADAGNAGGAAIGANFGLNLREIEQIERHRVAVLHHGNVRSHVVAKVRSILEACDIKAVVVSQAPIDYEDLAREGVKTAYVMPPEEAIRTKGTVVAIVSGVTRGQTPTREKLADVIREVLRTMKEQPSMR, translated from the coding sequence ATGCCAATCGGACGTGTAACACAGATCGTCGACTGCCGCCAGTCAATGGGAATGGGCAAGGGGGGATCCCTCGCACAGCGCGGGACAATCTCCGAATGCCGGTATCCCGATGTCATCGTGGTAGCGATGTCTCCCGGACGGAGGCATGTGACAAAGCCGATCTGCGATATCACGTCAGCACTCAGGCAGCAGGGGGTCGAATACAGCGTAAGTACCCTGGTGTTAAACGCGGGCAGCGGCATTCCCGCAGATGCAGGAAACGCTGGCGGAGCAGCCATTGGTGCGAATTTCGGACTGAACCTGCGTGAGATCGAACAGATCGAACGGCACAGGGTCGCCGTTCTCCACCATGGTAATGTCCGGTCGCATGTCGTTGCAAAGGTCAGAAGCATCCTGGAAGCATGCGACATCAAAGCTGTCGTCGTCTCACAGGCGCCGATTGATTATGAGGATCTCGCACGGGAAGGTGTGAAGACCGCCTATGTCATGCCACCTGAAGAAGCGATACGGACCAAAGGCACCGTTGTCGCAATCGTATCAGGGGTCACACGGGGCCAGACACCAACACGGGAGAAGCTGGCGGATGTCATCCGCGAAGTACTACGAACAATGAAGGAACAACCTTCAATGAGGTGA
- the mcrG gene encoding coenzyme-B sulfoethylthiotransferase subunit gamma, translating to MAYKPQYGPGTSKVAENRRNQMNPEVKLEKIRDVTDEDVVLIMGHRAPGQAYPTAHPPLAEQGEPDCPIRKIVAPTEGAKAGDRVRYIQFADSMLNAPSQPYQRTYVEMYRYRGIDPGTLSGRQIVECRERDLEQIAKDLINTNLFDPARTGIRGATVHGHSLRLAEDGMMFDMLQRCVLEADGLVKYVKDQIGVPLDKKVAVGKPMDEKWLGENTTIFHVLGGNPYRNDAEYIEYIQRIHSLRTKYGYMPKE from the coding sequence ATGGCATACAAACCACAGTATGGACCGGGAACCTCAAAGGTCGCCGAGAACAGGCGCAACCAGATGAACCCGGAAGTAAAACTTGAAAAGATTCGCGATGTAACAGACGAGGACGTTGTCCTCATCATGGGACACCGTGCACCAGGTCAGGCATACCCGACCGCACACCCGCCACTCGCAGAGCAGGGAGAGCCGGACTGCCCGATCAGGAAGATCGTCGCCCCAACCGAGGGTGCAAAGGCAGGAGACCGCGTCCGGTATATCCAGTTCGCAGACTCGATGCTCAACGCACCGTCCCAGCCATACCAGAGGACCTACGTCGAGATGTACCGCTACCGTGGTATCGACCCGGGTACACTCTCAGGCCGTCAGATCGTTGAGTGCCGTGAGCGTGACCTTGAGCAGATTGCAAAGGATCTCATCAACACAAACCTCTTCGACCCCGCACGGACAGGTATCCGTGGAGCAACAGTTCACGGACACTCACTCCGTCTTGCAGAAGACGGCATGATGTTTGACATGCTCCAGCGCTGTGTCCTTGAGGCAGATGGTCTTGTAAAGTACGTCAAAGACCAGATCGGTGTCCCGCTCGACAAGAAGGTCGCAGTCGGCAAGCCGATGGACGAGAAGTGGCTCGGTGAGAACACGACAATCTTCCATGTCCTCGGTGGCAACCCCTACCGTAATGATGCAGAGTACATTGAATACATCCAGCGTATCCACAGCCTGAGAACCAAGTACGGATACATGCCAAAGGAGTGA
- a CDS encoding formylmethanofuran dehydrogenase subunit C, producing METVTLTIKEQPPLFLEAEVFNPDSLASKTAQEIAALPLPMGKTTPVVGDYFTVSGKGGATAAETKVVVNGDLRKVKYIGAHMSAGEVVINGDTDMYVGAWMTGGKITAKGNIGDFAATAMKGGELIVEGNAGNYLGTSYRGDWRGMQGGRIHVKGNVGSDAGTFMMAGEIVIDGNVDVHVMTHADGGRTVIKGNAKSRLGGQMVQGEIYLFGSVDVMMPGFNYVGDVELEVEGVKATFAEYIGDTGERHPKSKGKLIYGKLYQKK from the coding sequence ATGGAAACTGTAACACTAACCATCAAAGAGCAGCCACCACTGTTCCTTGAGGCAGAGGTCTTCAATCCCGACTCCCTTGCTTCAAAGACAGCCCAGGAGATCGCAGCCCTTCCCCTTCCAATGGGGAAGACCACCCCCGTCGTCGGTGACTACTTTACCGTCTCCGGAAAAGGAGGAGCCACCGCGGCAGAGACGAAGGTCGTTGTCAATGGGGACCTCAGAAAAGTAAAGTACATCGGCGCCCACATGAGTGCCGGTGAAGTGGTCATCAATGGCGACACCGATATGTATGTCGGTGCATGGATGACCGGTGGGAAGATCACCGCAAAAGGCAATATCGGAGACTTTGCAGCAACCGCCATGAAGGGCGGGGAGCTGATCGTCGAAGGGAATGCCGGCAACTACCTCGGCACCTCGTACCGTGGAGACTGGAGAGGAATGCAGGGCGGCAGAATCCATGTGAAGGGCAATGTCGGTTCAGATGCCGGAACCTTCATGATGGCTGGCGAGATCGTCATCGATGGCAACGTCGATGTCCATGTCATGACCCATGCCGATGGTGGCAGGACCGTCATCAAAGGCAATGCCAAGAGCCGCCTCGGCGGGCAGATGGTTCAGGGAGAGATCTATCTCTTCGGCTCCGTCGATGTCATGATGCCTGGCTTTAACTATGTCGGCGATGTCGAGCTTGAGGTTGAGGGTGTAAAAGCGACGTTTGCGGAGTACATTGGTGACACCGGCGAACGCCACCCCAAGTCCAAGGGTAAGCTCATCTACGGCAAGCTCTACCAGAAGAAGTAA
- the mobB gene encoding molybdopterin-guanine dinucleotide biosynthesis protein B, translated as MILIHIFGTSNTGKTTLTRQLCERLAATGHVETIKHLGHHPFTLEEGRDTTLHYQAGATGSSGIDNEKSVTIRRGGDLIAAINAAAERGADYCIIEGYKNTPIPGVALGDHQGATEILRDPTVDEILDSLDRFPCWTTPQAVLNSLYKKAGAGRSGGVLILHEATEERLKEAATAAGSSPGILAASGEVLVRGCVFGDLNTTGCLAVIGTAPVAVASALSRGAEAYNREEVE; from the coding sequence ATGATTCTCATTCACATCTTCGGTACATCCAATACCGGCAAGACCACGCTGACAAGGCAGCTCTGTGAACGCCTCGCCGCCACCGGGCATGTCGAGACGATCAAGCATCTCGGCCACCACCCCTTCACCCTTGAAGAGGGAAGGGATACAACCCTCCACTATCAGGCAGGGGCAACAGGGAGTTCTGGTATTGATAATGAAAAGAGTGTCACCATCCGGAGAGGAGGGGATCTCATCGCCGCAATCAACGCCGCGGCAGAACGGGGAGCTGATTACTGCATCATCGAGGGCTATAAGAACACCCCGATACCGGGAGTCGCACTTGGCGACCATCAGGGTGCGACGGAGATCCTGAGGGATCCGACTGTTGATGAGATACTGGACAGTCTTGATCGTTTTCCATGCTGGACGACACCACAAGCCGTCCTCAACTCATTATATAAGAAAGCCGGAGCCGGAAGGTCTGGGGGTGTACTGATACTGCATGAAGCCACAGAGGAGAGGCTGAAGGAGGCCGCAACTGCGGCAGGGAGCTCTCCAGGTATCCTCGCTGCCTCCGGAGAGGTGCTCGTCCGGGGTTGTGTCTTCGGTGATCTGAACACCACAGGATGTCTTGCCGTCATTGGAACCGCTCCTGTTGCCGTAGCTTCTGCCCTGAGCAGGGGTGCAGAAGCATATAACCGGGAAGAGGTAGAGTGA